ATTACCACTTGTTACCAAGGTCTGTATGTCCTCAAGAGTCCTTCAACTGAAATTGATCAAATCCTTTATTCCAGCCAGGTGAACTTTTTTGTTGTGAAATTGTTTGCGtcctaaatgtaaaatatgtcaGGTCTTTGAAGGTGCTGACCGGTTGGCAGTTCCCAGCACCTCCAGAGTCTCTGGGATGTTGGATTTGTCTTGTCCAAACCACATGAACTGCTCCCCTGCCTGCTCCACGATGGCCTCTGCTGACCTTAATTTGTGGTTTCGAGGGAACCTCCTGGTCCTGTTTGGAACATTAATACCCTCCACTGAAGTGAAGTCAGTTTGGTACGTAGAGAAGCTGCCTCTCGGTTCTTCGCTGCAGCGTTCATCTGAATTGTGGCACAGGCTAAAATTAGATTTGCTCTGACCAAGGTTATCAGGATACTTCCTTCGTCCTACACCCTGAtgtacacaaacacagaaaagatATGGATGTGGTaagaattttattatttaaaatgtatctttCATATCCTAAAACTATATAAATACTCACATTAGAGAAGACTGAGATGTTGTTTTTTAAGACATTCTTGTTGTCATGGCACGAGAATGGATATTCTCTGGATTGCTGTAAAGTAGCAGAAAAGGAGGAAATTGCTGTCTAAaaccattaaatatttttattttatggatatagtaagccaaaaaaaaactttcaatcCCTTAAGCAAAGGTTATACTGTGAAACACGGATGAGCACACAGACCTGATGAACTTTCCATTTAGGATAGGGCTCAAAGTGCAAATCCTCAGGCAACAGTGTCTTAACTTCCCTCAGCATAGCTCCAGTGGTTGTACAAGTTTCAAGAGGCCTTGACTCATTTTCTGAACAATCTGGATGggcaaactaaaaagaaaaacagataaaaccaGAAAGCAATGAGTTTTGGATCCAATTATTTAAAAGGGtaataaaatgtcatgtttctTACCCATTTGCCATCATTGCCCATCGCAAAGTAACGTTTTCCACCTTTTACCATTTTTACACAGTTTGGGATGTCTCTATTGAATGGTTTcaccagaacaaaacaaacacaaacttagCAACTAAATTAAACTCTGGTGACCATGGAAACCTGGAACAAGCAACATGTAATCTGATACCGGATCACCATGGAGCTGTGGAACTGGATTTTTGACTGAAAGAGAGGGGAAAAGTAGTGCTGTTTATCCATTTACTTAGGAACTTGTATAATATGTTGTACAATCTTCTCTCTAAAGTTGTAGTGTTGAACAATATGGGACACTTTGCAACACATTAAAGCAgttacataaagaaaaccagaacaacatgaaaaatgtagaTTGAAGAACACATGCAAACAACTTATattaaacacaaaatagtgaATTGTGCGTTTCTCattttattacatatttttgagaaaaaaaagtcaagAATTGCACATCATGAGCCAATTAcagtatctttaaaaaaaaaaaaaaattatgctaGATAAAGAACTTTACTCATCTATTAGTTCATGATATACAGGACATGGGTTACTGGAACCAtgttctgtggtctgatgagatcAAGATCAACTTATTTGGTTTGGATTGCATTAAGCGTGTGTGGCGGCAACCAGGtgaggagtacaaagacaagtgtctcttgcctacagtcaagcatggtggtgggagtgtcaTGTTTGGGGCTGCACGAGTGCTGCTGGTTATGGAGAGCTACAGTTCATTGAGTGAATTATGAAACATTTACTGTGACATACTGAAGCAGATCATGATCCCATGCCTTGGAAGGTGGGCCACAAGGTGGTGTTCCAACATAATAACGACCCCCAACTCAGCTCCAAGACCTctgccttgctaaagaaactgagggTAAACGTGCTGGGCTGGCCAAGCCTGTTTCCAGACTTATGCCCTATTGAGCATTTGTAAGGCATCCTCAAATGAAAGGTAGGACTGGAAACTACTggtggccacacaaaatattgacactttgggtacaatttgaacattttcacttagagatgtactcacttttgttgttAGCCATTTAGACATTGATGACTGCATGTTGAGTAATTTTAATGGGACAGCaaacactgttatacaagctgtacagtGACTACTTTACACTGACAAATTTTCACGGTATCAAACCatcatatcttcagtgttgttgCAAGAAAAgatatagtaaaatatttacaaaaatgtgcgGGGTGCACTCACTTTTGCGAGAgactatatttaaaaaatggtttAATGGTATTTTGAGCACAAGAAAGGGTTGGTAAAGAAGCTACTTTCCTTTGTTGGCCAAAACTGCTAATGCTAGCGCCAGCAAAGTCAAATAGTTACATACGACTCGTGGCCATCTTGTGAGTTCATAGACTTTCCTCACCTccattttagtagtccattaATCCACATGATGGCTAGTTAAAACAATAAGAGCAATTATACAAAAGATTATTGATTTATAACTtggcaaataatatttacataaatattatttttactaaGATAATGGTGGCTggataaaacaacattaagaatcaattaTCCAAAAAGGTTGACTTCCAATTTGGAAAATCatcctttaaaatattattttattaaaatgttttgcctaccttctgattttgcattgtgactggttgtttgaagacATACCAATTGCTgtcattaattaattttaactaCTAATTTGACCTCACTTCCAAATTCTTCATGATAAACCTTGgttatttcttcattttgctattagttttagttgaattgttctagcccagtaaagagtttgtttactgaacaatgtttaacttggagtttaatagtttctgttaataaattctcATAGTTTAAGGAGAAGTTACTGTTTTGAGAATGCCTGTGCTCaaatcactctttcatctattcCAAAACTACCACCACATTGGGATGGTAATCATAGGACAatacttaacagaccaaaaactatttaaatattagCAAACTTAATTATATTATTACACAATAAGTTATTAAGAGCCTATAGGGAAGGTCTAACATTAACAGCAGAGGAGCTCTGGTAGACCTCGTCATCCGAATAAACTAAATCTAagcatgggatttttttttaccgaatgaataaaataagaaataagttaattaaaatttttactggtaaagtataattttaaggcttttttcaTGTCTTTACCAGGGATACCAGGCATAGTTAACGACAGggtaaataacataaaaaacaaaatcccccaaaaaaatgaaattaatgtTCCTTCATTTTCATTACTGCTTACAAATATATAATATAGAATATAATAACACTTAATTCTGGgactgggtttttttttgtttacaaagCAAGCTTCCTTTAACAAACttaaaatcctaaataaataaataaataaatcatgttaagccttttaaaaatagaaatcaaattGACCAGATGAACCAAACATTTTTGGTGATTATTGACATTAATCCACTATTTTTAGAAGTATGTTGAAAGACATTTGGCTGCTTATTAACTCATAAATGGATTCTATAACacaattaaatgcattttacagCTCATGGCTaatatttaaatagatttttaaatacagtaaaatactAGGTCATTTATgtcccattttattttattgatgctttcatttaaacaaacagaTCAAGAAATGTGACTACAATGATGTCTATGATCCCAGTGCGATACCAGACGTTTTCTGATGGCGAGAAGCTGTTTTTACCCAAGCGTCCCCTGTAGTGTCATGGACTCCTGAGGACAAGATAAGAAAGTTAAAAGTTTAAATTGCATTTGGAAGCCATTATGTTAAGAGGTTAACATGTGCAGTAATGAAATTATTAGGACACCCTGCGACCACCTGTCTGTTTTTACTATTTGgatctgaaatgttttgtaaaatgtaatcTTAGAAATGCAAATCATGGTGGAGAAAGAaattattaccacataaaatggctaaaattacacataggtgaataatataaataaacacgGTTACTCATCAACTCAAAGCCATATGCCATGTTTAAACTGTTTGCTGTGatcctgactgttgaagtgagtGTAAATACCATTTTGAGATTGAAAGACCTTTTTGATTCCTTCAGAAAGAAGGTTATAGAATGCATGTGCATTGatatacactgctaaaaaaaaaacaaagggaactcttaaacaatacaatataactccaagtaaatgaaacttctgtgaaatcaaactgtccacttaggaagcaacactgattgatgatcagtttcacatgatgttgttcaaatgaaaaagacaacagggtgaaatctttggtgattagcaagactcactcaataaaggagtggttctgcaggtggggaccacagaccacttctcagtacctatgctttctggctgatgttttggtcacttttgaatgttggtgctgctttcacactcgtggtagcatgagacagactctacaacccacactagtggctcaggtagtgcagctcatccaggatggcacatcaatgcgagctgtggcaagaaggtttgctgtgtctgtcagcgtagtgtccagagcctggaggcgctaccaggagacaggccagtacaccaggaggcgtggaggaggccgtaggagggcaacaacccagcagcggGACCGCTACCTcctcctttgtgcaaggaggaacaggaggagcactgccagagccctgcaaaatgacctccagcaggccacaaatgtgcatgtgtctgcacaaacggttagaaattGACCCCATGAGGGTGGTATGAGGACCTGATGTCCACAAacgggggttgtgctcacagcccaacaccgtgcaggacgcttggtatttgccagagaacaccaggattggcaaattcaccactggcgccctgtgctcttcacatgaaagcaggttcacactgagcacatgtgacagatgtgacagagtctggagacaccgtggagagcgatctgctgcctgcaacatccttcagcatgaccggtttagcagtaggtcagtaatggtgtagggtggcatttctttggagggccacacggccctccatgtgctcgtcagaggtagcctgactgccattagatatcgagatgagatcctcagaccccttgtgagaccatatgctggtgaggttggccctgggttcctcctaatgcaggacaatgctagacctcatgtggctggagtgtgtcagcagttcctgcaagatgaagacattgaagctatggactggcccgcccgttccccagacctgaatccgattgagcacatctgggacatcatgtctcactccatccaccaacgccacgttgcaccacagactgtccaggagttggcggatgctttagtccaagtctgggaggagatccctcaggagaccatctgccgtctcatcaggagcatgcccaggcattgtagggaggtcatacagacacgtggaggtcatacacaatactgagcctcattttgacttgttttaaggacattacatcaaagttggatcagcctctagtgtgtttttccactttaattttgtgtgtgactccaaatccaggcctccaatggttaataaattagatttccattgatgatttttgtgtgattttgttgtcagcacattcaactttgtacagaacaaagtattaatgaaaatatttcattcattcagatctaggatgtattatttgagtgttccctttattttcttgagcagtgtatattactGGATTGGGCATGAAGTGACTACCACATGATACACATGCACCATTACTATTCATTCAGCCTGGGCTGCTGCTGAAGCAGTGTcagaagtacacaaaactgGTTCTTTTTACAAGACAATAAAGTTATTTGAGTAGAACAACATATTACTTTGACAGTTTGACTTGAATGTGAGAtataatttacataaaaaattttatttgtgaaaaagtatAGAAAAAATAAGCAATGTACACAGGTATGCCATGAAAAGTATTAATTTATTAAGTTTGTTTTGGCCTCATAGTTTCCTCAAAGTGGAACTAACCTCATTAAGCTAGTTCTGCTGGATAGGCTATACTAGCATTTTTCTTTGTCACTAGGGTGTGTCTTACCTGCTccattatgaataaatattcatTTACAGCTATTTACTGCATTGGCGGCcagtgttttcttattttttatcctctctctctctgctcctcCTTTCCTCTTTGGCTGTTTCGGTGTATCCCTGCACTGCTGTGACTGACagacttggaaaaaaaaggagGTGGGGGGTGTTGGTCTTCAGTCTGGGAGCTTTAGTCAGATACCCAAGTGATCCACAACAAACAGCAtggattgtttatttttcaaaaaaaatgaTGCACCCTTTGGTTCTGGCCCTTGGCAATAGCAGAGCGGGCCAGGCCAGTGGGAAATGTCCTTGTTCTTCTATAAGATATTGTAATAATTTTATTGCCCGGTACTGGGTGAGACTGGCTATTTTTCCTCAACTACAAAAAGCTTGTTTCATtaatatctatatctatagcgctttatcaagtccccagagaccctaaagcgctttacactacaatcatgcattcacccattcatacactgacagtggtgagctacactgtagccacagctgccctggagcAGACTGACcaaagtgaggctgccataaaCAGGCgtcaccgagccctctgaccaccatcagcaggcaagttagatgaagtgtcttgcccaaggacacaacaactgagacagacagagcgtggggttcgaaccagcaacccaccggttacaggacaaactcctacCACCTAAACCATAGCCGCCCCTTTTACAAAGagtaaaataaagttgtttttgttgttcaaGTGCAATTgaatttttctcttttcaagagataaacataaaataacatgaGACATCAGAAAAACCGAGTATCCAATGGGGTGGCCTAACTTTTCACTTCACTGTACAAATGACAACATAATTGAAAGTTCTTGTAATGAGTTATATTTAGGTTTGATATCTGGGAGAGTACTCTTACTctgaatgactgactgagatGTTTCTCTTGCACCATTCATTGCGACTGTAAATGTGGGCGTAAACTGGGTTCCCCTCTCTCTGCGGAAGTGCTTCTTCAGCTGTTTGCCCAGATGTTGCCAcctagtaaaaataaatattatagaaaaaaaaaacaataacatatCACTGAACAAATCATAGCTTCTCAAGCTTTGATCACAACATTGATGTTATTTTGTAGCTCTTACCTTTCTGTTATGTCATTGTGTTTATTCAGCCGGTCTGCTTCGGCACTCTTTTCCTCGATCCATCGCTGCACAAGTTGCTCTTTGTCTCTTTGTGCCTGCTCCAAAGCCTCCTTCAGTTTGTTCTGCTCAGATCGCAGGGCTTTCAACTCTTTGGACTGACACTCCATGGTGAACTCAAACTCCAAGAAGGTTGcctttaagttgttttttgctttagcCAGACCGAGTGCCTCTTGGCGGTATTGGGACACACTGGAAAAGCAAAGTGGTGAAACAGTCATTCATTGATCTCCTTGTAGTACTGTTGCTTAACCCTCAGATATTAGATTTCATGGtacaagtttaaaacataacggCAATCATTTTTCCTAATTTGGTTCAGACGTCATGCCACTATGCCATGACATGTTTCGGAGATGCCGTGAAAAGCCAAAGAGAGAGACAGCATGAGGTCTGACCTGCTCAGACCAGCTAAGCACATGCCAAAACAAGATGTTGTGCCCAGTAGGACTAGCTAGGCCTGGATCAGATTGGTTAAAAATTTGTTGCAATGGTCCATTTACAGAAAttgctttttaatatttcagcaAGATAATTTTTTGAATTACTTACAATTCAATTCTTGAACTGAAAGAGCGAAACAGCCAAACATCTAACAGCCCTCTGGCCTCATAGTAAACTCAGTGGGCAGACAGCACCTGTGTGAGCCACCTCTGGCAATATTTTTGGTTGAGAAAGAGAGACAAGGTTGAAAGACCTTACAGAAGCTGGATCAGAAGTCCAAACTGGGTTAGAGAAAGTAAAGAGCTGATAGTCTGACACAAAATGGAAGTTTCCCCCATTCTGTCCCATAAGGCTGTTTCCTGGGGGCCAAGCTCCATGATATCTTCCAAACATTTCCTCAGACTCTGGGCAGGTATTTAGAAAATTGAAATTATGGGCATATACAGTGCGTTTACCTTTCCCTAGAAACCTgccatttcatttattctctaaCCCTTTCAAAATCCTCTGCAAGTAGTTAGATGTTTGTTTATGCCTTGTAAGTTAATTAATCATTATGTTAGTGTGATTACTAACCGTTTAATTATTGATTCTTATAGTGACTAGAGGCAATATAATCATTCAGTTTGCAATCTCCTTTTTTAATGAGACTGATTTGATTTTTAATAGAAACAAATTTTTCCCATGCATTGTTTATAAGCTTTAGTATTCAGATATTTATCCAGCCAATCTTTACTTCACAACTACTGTAAGATTTTATAAAGTACATAAATTTCAAGTGCAATAAATAATTTCctgcatgtttatttttctgagagGCTGCATTATGTTAGGGAATAGATGGGCTCTACATTACCGTGACTGCCAGTATTGTAGCTCAGCTTCTTTCACATACAAGACTGAGGTAATGTCTGAGACAGTTTGAGACAGCTGGGGAGACAAAACAGGGATTGACTTATTGGATTATGAGAAGATGTCATCAGTTTAAAGGTCAGGAACTGCACAAATCAAACAATGAAGAGTGTAGTCAAGTTCTTTCCCTGTGCTGTGAGCCGAATTATatgcgaaaaaaaaaaaaaatcatactttgaatgaattttaatacatataatttttattcaagTCTAATActtatctaaaacatttacaaaccaGTTGGGGTCACTATGCCCAAGTTTATATGTGTAGGTCCTAATAAATTTATATATCATCAGAAACTCAATTTATGAGTAATGTGATTTTTTACAGTGAAAGTCAAATACATTCATTATTCACTCACTGTCATTCGGCtcaagcatttatttgtttattttgatgacAATGGCACGGgttattgaaaaaacaaaaattatgttACTCAagaaaaattacaatattacttaaaaaaaaataaaatgatttccaATACTAAAATGTCAGCCTACATGAAAGGCATCATAATGGGAGAATACATGCACGAAATACTCTTCACACAGAGAACTGTTGTTGTTTCATTTCCAGTAAGAGATAATCatctaaattaacagaaataaaaacttctCTCACTGTCTGTAATGACTATACACACGAGTCTGtctgaactgaataactaaaacAAATGAACCCTTTGATGATACTGTAATTTACCTGTATGTTTTCCAACTTTAAGATTAGCTACCCATTAAACCCACCTTGTCTGCCAGGTGTTCACTTTCTCTCAGCTGGAGTTGAAGGAGTTTGGTGTTTTTCCCAACGTCTACCTCTGCTCTTTCcaaactaaaattattttataaaaaaataaataaaacaaaacacaaccaaATAAATAGTTATATGAAATGAAGAGCTAACATGCAATACAAACCTTTTGCATTGAATATCCTCCACAATCCATTTGCGAATTTCAAATCGTTCCTCCAGCTGAGACACTGGAGAGAAACAGGCGATTATGCCAAGGCAGTGATTATCACAAATAAGCTCTGGAATATAGAGCAATTATTCTTACATCTAGTGAAAACGCCAACATATGGATGTTTCTCTTTTTCGTCTCTGTGAAGAAGTCGAGCTCGCACATGATTCTTCCAGCTCTCCATTGTTACATATAAACAGCCCCACAGTTCACCCCTGGTGGACGTGTTACTCGTTAAGTCATCAGCAGAAGAATTTGCGTCTGGCAGCGAAGTTCCACAGCTCCTCCCTGTTCAGTATGCAGCGTGACATTCGCTGCATGTAGGTCCcagtatataatataatataatataatataatataatataatataatataatataatataatataatataatataatacttAAAattatatacgtatatataaaAAGTGCAATTtgaataaaactagaaataaatatatgaaataaataattctaCAGATAAttatttaagttatttattaaatacatatctaagttatttttttacctttgcagCAAATCATGAATGAGAGTGGGCAGGGCTGATACTGCCATATGATTGGTTTGTATTTTGGGCTGCAGATTACCCAATCAGATCTTCGGATCTATTTGAAGGGCCTTAATGATggtttaagttattttatgatGGACTGTGGcacaaatatacaaatatttatcaaacaaaGCATTTATTTAGATTTGATTGTGGTCCTTGATAtttaaaatgcacaaatatacatttcaaatatacaaattaaaatgttcctGTCTGGGAAgaatttcagaataaaagcccTCACAGAACAAAACAGGAGGTGCTCAATTTTTCTAGAAAAATCTCCCCAATCTATTTCCGGTTCACGCCTCTTTTCATAACATCGtgttttatgaaaaatattCTCATTCATAAAGACTGTAGTTTACTGTGTAGCAGTGTAATTGTCTTTTTTCTCGTTGTTAAATTGCAAACggaattcataaaaaaaaaaaaaaaaaacacgaggAGTTTTTGCAGTTCGCTTTACCGTGCAGCCGGAAGTTGTCGTTAGCTTGTTTTCAGTGACAGAGCTGCACACAGAGTAGCTGCAGATGGCAAGAAGGTATGCTATAGGCTTCTAAAACCTGTTTATTGACCATTGGCTAtacattatttagattacaAAAAGTAACGTATCGTTTGAGTGTGGGTTAGCTATTGTGAAGACTTGTTTTACGTTAAATGCTGTTTCGTTGAGCTAGCTTGACAATCTGACTAACTCTAGAGTTATCACTGACTTTATCGATACAGTTATGTTATTACGTACTTTATGAAGACAATCTAAAGTTATTTCATGGGtcatcatgtgtgtgttttccaGTTAGTAAAAATCCGTAGATGATAGAAATAGGAGGAAAGAGTCAATTGTTCAGTATGAGCTCACCACCTGAGGACAGAGAGCCTGGGATTCCCTTGATGGATAATTCAAAAGAGGATCTTGGTGCTCCCGCTTGCATTGGAGATTACACCAAACATGTAAGTTCCAGCtttctgttttataaaaaaaaaaaagtttaattacagTATTCTGTGTGTATTGACTGTGTTTTCATCTGAAATTCTCACAATTACATCCTTCAGCAGCAagttaaaagctgtttttgagGGAACGCAGACAGTACCATAATCAGGTGTCAAGCAATGAAAGCAAAATGGCAGCCACATACTCACTTATAGTTGGTTAAATATCTTTGTGTTAGCCAGCAAAATATGTTACTGTAGACATGTCAAACATGTTGACAGATtatgaaatgaataaatagattTTAAGGTTTTATTGTTGGTGTTAACATTTCTAAATTGTCTGGTCCCATCCTTTTAAAGTCTCACCTTTTCTATGTGGCTTTTGACCTTTTTGACTGCTTTGCTAGttagttgtatttttttattgcttgtttAAAGTGCCAAATAAATCAATTTGGCATGAACATGGTTATTATTCCTCATCTATAAACACCGGGCATGCTCATCTATttaattgtcttattttttaggATATGACTGTATGCTTAGGCAACGGAGAAGTAAAAAGCTGTGCCGTGGTGAAGTACTCCGCTGCCCCACCTCCCACCAGCTATGCCCTCCTGCAGGAGAAGACAGACCTGAAGCTGCCACCTGCCAACTGGTTGAGAGAAAACGCCCAGCTGGGCAGTGCTGGCACCACCGTGTTAGGCTCCAGCAGCAAAAGCAAACCTTTTTCTAGGTATTAGCTTTCAGTATTGTGGTTTTACTAATAGAATGGAAACTTTGAATGTATGTTTAAGGGTTGTGAGAGGTGCACGGCGAGCTGGCTCATGTACTTGGCAAAGTCATCCTACGCATTCATTTGCAAGGAGAAAACATGTGATCAGAGtaatacaaattatttaaaagtgcTAAAATCACATGCCACATTCAGCATTGTTGCCACTGTGCACACTGTCCAGCAGGACAGACTTATAAGGATCCCTATCTGACCAGTTAGTCGTAGCATCAGCATAATTTCAGTAAACACAAGAGtggaaaaaggaggaaaaaatacATCCCTCTGTAGTCAGAAAGAAAGAAGGTGATCACCTCACCCCCGTTTACCGCTATCCTCCCTCTCTACCGTTCACCATTAATACATTAATGCCAGGTTTGCTATGTGTGACCCAGGTGAACACAATGCAAAAATTaatacaattgtttttttttttttttacacttttctacatttttgcaAAATCCTGCATTTTTAATTGACTATCCAGCTGTATTTTGCACAGTCATTGAAACAAAAGGTCCCTGTGTGTTGTAACCTCGAGAGATGTGAAGCTGGAGCTGATGCCCTTGACATATCTAAGACACTGTGCTATTTCCTGTTCTAATTAAGACCTTGACTTGATCATGACTCCTGTTAGACGAGGAATACTTCTTTGCGTTAAAGGAGGAAATTGTTGCAGCTGACCAAACCATCTTATTGACTGTGTTTCTGTGCAACAAagagtctacaggtccttctcaaaatattagcatattgtgataaagttcattattttccataatgtcatgatgaaaatttaacattcatatattttagattcattgcacaataactgaaatatttcaggtcttttattgtcttaatacggatgattttggcatacagctcatgaaaacccaaaattcctatctcacaaaattagcatatttcatccgaccaataaaagaaaagtgtttttaatccaaaaaacgtcaaccttcaaataatcatgtacagttatgcactcaatacttggttgggaatcctttggcagaaatgactgcttcaatgcggcgtggcatggaggcaatcagcctgtggcactgctgaggtcttatggaggcccaggatgcttcgatagcggcctttagctcatccagagtgttgggtcttgagtctctcaacgttctcttcacaatatcccacagattctctatggggttcaggtcaggagagttggcaggccaattgagcacagtgataccatggtcagtaaaccatttaccagtggttttggcactgtgagcaggtgccagatcctgctgaaaaatgaaatcttcatctccataaagcttttcagcagatggaagcatgaagtgctccaaaatctcctgatagctagctgcattgaccctgcccttgataaaacacagtggaccaacaccagcagctgacacggcaccccagaccatcactgactgtgggtacttgacactggacttctggcattttggcatttccttctccccagtcttcctccagactttggcaccttgatttccgaatgacatgcagaatttgctttcatccgaaaaaagtactttggaccactgagcaacagtccagtgctgcttctctgtagcccaggtcaggcgctgctgctgctgtttctggttcaaaagtggcttgacctggggaatgcggcacctgtagcccatttcttgcacacgcctgtgcacggtggctctggatgtttctactccagactcagtccactgcttccgcagatcccccaaggtctggaatcggcccttctc
This genomic stretch from Girardinichthys multiradiatus isolate DD_20200921_A chromosome 22, DD_fGirMul_XY1, whole genome shotgun sequence harbors:
- the si:ch1073-143l10.2 gene encoding autophagy-related protein 16-1, with translation MESWKNHVRARLLHRDEKEKHPYVGVFTRLSQLEERFEIRKWIVEDIQCKSLERAEVDVGKNTKLLQLQLRESEHLADKLSQTVSDITSVLYVKEAELQYWQSRVSQYRQEALGLAKAKNNLKATFLEFEFTMECQSKELKALRSEQNKLKEALEQAQRDKEQLVQRWIEEKSAEADRLNKHNDITERWQHLGKQLKKHFRRERGTQFTPTFTVAMNGARETSQSVIQRVHDTTGDAWVKTASRHQKTSGIALGS
- the tex36 gene encoding testis-expressed protein 36; this translates as MVKGGKRYFAMGNDGKWFAHPDCSENESRPLETCTTTGAMLREVKTLLPEDLHFEPYPKWKVHQQSREYPFSCHDNKNVLKNNISVFSNGVGRRKYPDNLGQSKSNFSLCHNSDERCSEEPRGSFSTYQTDFTSVEGINVPNRTRRFPRNHKLRSAEAIVEQAGEQFMWFGQDKSNIPETLEVLGTANRSAPSKT